A single genomic interval of Lacrimispora sphenoides JCM 1415 harbors:
- a CDS encoding putative phage tail protein: MIREVDLLSYIPDFIKEYEEMRAVQELIQPEIQRLEDETEVVFNNQFISSSDSKSIKRYEKMLLIQSLPDDTLTDRRFMVLSKWNRMIPYTKVTLRQKLSILCGEDGFTLKIDPKKVITVRVALKSKRNFYEVKEMLEEFVPCNMVIDLDLLYNQHSLLCEFTHKQLAAWSHRQIRNEVLINGK, from the coding sequence TTGATTCGAGAAGTTGATTTACTGTCCTATATTCCTGACTTTATTAAGGAATATGAAGAAATGAGAGCCGTACAGGAGCTGATCCAACCGGAGATACAGAGGTTGGAGGATGAAACAGAGGTTGTGTTTAACAATCAGTTCATTTCAAGCTCCGACAGTAAAAGTATTAAACGTTACGAAAAAATGCTGCTTATCCAGTCTTTGCCTGATGATACGCTGACTGACAGACGCTTTATGGTGTTATCAAAATGGAATCGAATGATTCCATATACAAAGGTAACGTTAAGGCAAAAACTCTCTATATTATGCGGGGAGGATGGTTTTACGTTGAAAATTGATCCGAAAAAGGTTATTACTGTTAGGGTGGCATTAAAGAGTAAACGGAATTTTTATGAAGTGAAGGAAATGCTGGAGGAATTTGTACCTTGCAATATGGTCATAGACTTGGACCTGCTTTATAATCAACACAGTTTGCTCTGTGAATTTACTCATAAACAATTAGCAGCCTGGAGTCACAGGCAGATAAGAAATGAGGTGCTTATCAATGGGAAATGA
- a CDS encoding baseplate J/gp47 family protein, with protein MYENMTYEVILKRMLDRVPKGLDKREGSLIYTALTAAAAEMQIMYIEFDTILNETFADTASRENLIRRAGERGLQPKEATRAVLKAVATPDTAAISIGDRFRLGLNYYVISGSMGGGIYQITCEAAGTNGNHQFGRLIPLLNIPGLTAMEMTELLIPGEDDEETEVFRKVYFDSFHEKPFSGNRKDYKDKTNGIPGVGATKITRAWNGGSTVKLTILDSNFNKASDLLVQTVQETIDPEQSGGGDGLAPIDHIVTVDTAKEVKIQINSTLEFDNNYPYKVLLEQIESAVDAYLGELRASWEGLGDHGCIVRISQLESRILGIQGIYDISSTRINGAAENLELNKYQIPIYGGIEIDSRS; from the coding sequence ATGTATGAAAATATGACGTATGAAGTTATTTTGAAACGAATGTTGGATCGGGTTCCCAAGGGATTGGATAAAAGGGAGGGATCTCTGATTTATACGGCGCTAACTGCAGCGGCGGCAGAAATGCAGATCATGTACATAGAATTTGATACAATTTTAAACGAAACCTTTGCAGATACTGCATCCAGAGAAAATTTAATTCGTAGAGCAGGAGAGCGGGGATTGCAGCCAAAAGAAGCAACCAGAGCTGTTTTAAAAGCGGTAGCGACCCCTGATACAGCCGCGATTTCAATTGGTGACCGTTTCCGTCTGGGGCTTAACTATTATGTGATTTCGGGCAGCATGGGCGGAGGAATCTATCAGATTACATGCGAAGCTGCCGGAACTAATGGGAATCACCAGTTTGGCCGATTGATTCCGTTATTGAATATTCCGGGACTGACAGCTATGGAAATGACAGAACTGCTAATTCCTGGAGAAGACGATGAGGAGACGGAGGTGTTCCGAAAAGTTTATTTTGATTCTTTTCATGAGAAACCTTTTAGCGGAAACCGAAAGGACTACAAGGATAAAACCAATGGCATTCCGGGAGTTGGAGCAACGAAAATAACCAGGGCATGGAATGGTGGTTCTACTGTTAAATTAACAATACTGGATTCTAACTTTAACAAGGCTTCCGATCTTTTAGTACAAACTGTTCAGGAAACAATTGATCCTGAGCAAAGTGGAGGCGGAGATGGTCTTGCACCGATTGATCATATTGTAACCGTGGATACTGCCAAGGAAGTGAAGATACAGATTAACAGTACTCTGGAATTTGATAACAACTATCCTTATAAGGTTTTACTGGAACAGATAGAGAGTGCGGTTGATGCTTATTTGGGAGAACTAAGAGCTTCATGGGAAGGTCTTGGAGATCATGGGTGTATTGTAAGAATCTCACAACTGGAATCAAGAATTTTGGGAATCCAGGGTATTTATGATATCAGCAGCACACGTATAAATGGAGCAGCAGAGAATCTGGAATTAAATAAGTACCAGATTCCAATATATGGGGGGATTGAAATTGATTCGAGAAGTTGA
- a CDS encoding DUF2634 domain-containing protein, with amino-acid sequence MIPVAGNILEQDFKVVHMPSKTFRLDMEKKRVIGMADGLEAVRQAVFCILNTERFDWLIYSWNYGMELKGLFGKSAGLVKAKIKKRIKEALQQDDRIQSVDTFSFESNGRILHVKFTVHTILGEFEVEKEVDI; translated from the coding sequence ATGATTCCGGTGGCAGGTAATATTTTAGAGCAGGATTTTAAGGTTGTTCATATGCCGTCAAAGACTTTTCGACTGGATATGGAAAAGAAGCGTGTGATTGGAATGGCAGATGGTCTGGAGGCGGTAAGGCAAGCGGTTTTCTGTATTCTTAATACAGAGCGGTTTGATTGGCTGATATACAGTTGGAATTACGGCATGGAGCTTAAAGGTTTATTCGGAAAGTCGGCAGGGCTGGTAAAAGCAAAGATCAAAAAGAGAATTAAAGAAGCATTACAGCAGGATGACAGGATTCAAAGCGTTGACACGTTTTCCTTTGAAAGCAATGGGAGGATACTCCATGTAAAGTTTACAGTTCATACCATTTTGGGTGAATTTGAGGTAGAGAAGGAGGTGGATATATAA
- a CDS encoding phage tail sheath family protein has protein sequence MLGGGNFTIQNKVFPGAYINFVSTASAGASMGNRGVAAIPMVLEWGPEKEIFEVTSEDFQKRCKEIFGYAMDDAAMLPVRELFRNMTKGIFYRLNTGTHGANEYGTAKYSGNRGNNLMTIIAKNVDNNSKFDVKTLFAGREVDRQTVAEAKELMDNSYVIFKKDAELAETAGLPFTGGANGADVTGEDYAEFLDKMESASFQILCCPSADGKVKALFTAFTKRMRDEAGVKFQTVLHQYSKADYEGVISVENEAKESATGLVYWVAGAEAACPVNKTIENKVYDGEYTVKASHTQAQLADAIRAGKLMLHSVGSEIRILTDSNTLVTYTEEKGEDFSNNQTVRVLDQIGNDVASLFHTRYLGKISNDDAGRVSLWNDIVTYGKQLAVLRAIEAVNSEEVTVEKGLGKRSVVVNFPVKPINSMSILYMTVIVS, from the coding sequence ATGTTAGGTGGAGGAAATTTTACAATTCAAAACAAAGTATTTCCTGGTGCATATATCAATTTTGTAAGTACTGCTTCGGCAGGCGCATCCATGGGAAACAGGGGGGTGGCAGCAATCCCTATGGTTCTTGAATGGGGACCGGAGAAAGAGATATTTGAGGTTACATCAGAGGATTTCCAGAAAAGGTGTAAAGAAATTTTTGGCTATGCAATGGACGATGCGGCTATGCTTCCGGTCAGAGAGCTTTTCCGAAATATGACGAAGGGAATTTTTTACCGCTTGAATACAGGGACACATGGGGCAAACGAATATGGCACGGCAAAATACTCTGGTAACAGAGGAAATAATCTGATGACCATTATTGCGAAAAATGTTGATAATAATTCAAAATTTGATGTGAAGACCCTGTTTGCAGGAAGAGAAGTTGATCGCCAGACAGTTGCAGAGGCAAAAGAGCTGATGGATAACAGTTACGTCATATTTAAAAAGGATGCCGAACTGGCAGAAACGGCAGGACTTCCCTTTACAGGAGGTGCCAATGGTGCTGATGTGACAGGAGAGGATTATGCAGAATTCCTGGATAAGATGGAGAGTGCTTCCTTCCAGATTCTTTGCTGTCCTTCTGCTGACGGTAAGGTAAAAGCTTTGTTTACAGCATTTACAAAACGTATGAGGGATGAAGCTGGTGTGAAGTTCCAGACTGTATTACACCAGTATTCCAAGGCTGATTACGAGGGTGTCATCTCCGTTGAGAATGAAGCGAAAGAATCAGCTACAGGCCTTGTTTATTGGGTTGCTGGCGCAGAAGCCGCATGCCCTGTCAACAAGACCATTGAAAATAAAGTTTATGACGGGGAGTATACCGTTAAGGCTTCCCATACCCAGGCTCAGCTTGCTGATGCAATAAGGGCAGGTAAACTTATGCTTCACAGTGTAGGAAGTGAAATCAGGATTCTGACTGACAGTAATACTTTGGTTACTTATACAGAGGAAAAAGGGGAAGATTTCTCTAACAACCAGACAGTCCGCGTTCTGGACCAGATTGGAAATGACGTTGCTTCTCTTTTCCATACACGTTACCTGGGTAAGATTTCAAATGACGATGCAGGACGGGTAAGTCTTTGGAATGACATTGTTACATATGGAAAACAGCTGGCGGTATTAAGGGCGATTGAAGCTGTAAATTCGGAAGAGGTTACTGTGGAAAAGGGACTGGGCAAGCGGTCCGTTGTGGTGAATTTCCCGGTGAAACCGATTAATTCCATGAGCATCTTATACATGACAGTAATTGTATCATAA
- a CDS encoding phage tail terminator family protein, whose translation MYNEIMDGVIKRLEEFFPEARIDTSPFGEGISEPYFEVGLLETFEKPVNGQRYFRSISMYVTYNCQNSVQPSRDRNLVLDVLMDKLEYITLENGSLIRGSSRKGKSEGEALNFLVDYQVYILKNGESEEFMEDIKLK comes from the coding sequence ATGTATAACGAAATCATGGATGGAGTTATCAAACGGTTGGAAGAGTTTTTTCCGGAAGCCAGGATCGATACAAGCCCTTTTGGGGAAGGGATTTCTGAACCTTATTTTGAAGTCGGACTTTTAGAGACGTTTGAAAAGCCAGTGAACGGGCAGCGTTATTTCCGCAGCATAAGCATGTATGTAACGTATAACTGCCAGAATTCAGTACAGCCCTCAAGGGACAGGAATCTTGTTCTGGATGTTCTTATGGATAAACTGGAATACATTACTCTGGAAAACGGCTCTTTGATAAGAGGCAGCAGCAGAAAGGGTAAAAGCGAAGGGGAGGCCCTAAACTTCCTGGTGGATTATCAGGTCTACATTTTAAAAAACGGGGAGTCGGAAGAATTCATGGAAGATATTAAATTAAAATGA
- a CDS encoding DUF2577 domain-containing protein: MADVEWIENIKRIVIQAIEAGDPCDVIPGTVIKENPMEIQIDQKTILSNLQVILPKQFTDHAEVMNIPGMGEVSVTIKNGLKAGQRILLLQKRGGQQYVVIGMW; encoded by the coding sequence GTGGCTGATGTAGAGTGGATTGAAAATATTAAACGGATTGTAATTCAGGCTATTGAAGCTGGAGATCCATGTGATGTAATTCCAGGAACTGTAATAAAGGAAAATCCAATGGAAATACAAATTGACCAAAAAACAATCCTGTCCAATTTACAGGTTATTTTGCCGAAGCAATTCACTGATCATGCGGAGGTGATGAATATTCCGGGAATGGGAGAGGTGTCTGTAACCATAAAAAATGGATTAAAAGCAGGTCAAAGGATTCTTCTGCTTCAGAAGAGAGGCGGACAACAGTATGTAGTGATAGGTATGTGGTAA
- a CDS encoding phage tail tape measure protein, protein MATIQNSIQLQDGASSVLMKINQSINITSQSFRKFQMATGGFIGLPGMSASITDIQSMGIQFEQVTEVIVQAKEKQEELNKTIDDGKSKLQDMKKLWDKALSGLGKMGINTSPMDIFNQANDIKAAGNLIQSRTGMQGQDLDMAKQSAKNLYVDNISGSPEDAAKSLSSVHQMTGQTGDSLEQLTRAGLLLKDTFGYGLADSIRTAGVLQERFGATGAQSLDLIVQATQAGLDKNGKLLDSINEYSSQFKNLGFEGAEMFNMLINGAQNGEVSVSTLGEAVKEFSLRAVGGGKDAQEGFSALGLNAGRMTEAFGSGGETAKQAFQQTIAALSSMEDPVSRNIAGMKLFGSAWRELGSEGIMALSNLDGSVELSTEHLEELNNIKYNDAASALSSLAKTVNMGLAGPIGSTVDNITKAINSFTNGLKGNVGEISGIFGAIGFVAGVVGRAFAEIWPVIEPVLWGIIAALIVYNATMKEGWIEIIKNAAALVWETTCNWAAAAAAFASKLAHEGLNAALATCPINFIIMAIIILIALFYAGVAAVNKFAGTSYSATGIICGAFAVAAAFIANILMGILEIGLGVIEYYYNGWVAFANFFGNLFHDPVASVIHLFADLGDRVLGVIQKIAQGLDFIFGTHMADTVKGWRDNLSNLADELADKYGNGTYEVKAEKLDIDQVLAGLNWSPERLNYSDNYHKWYESGKGIEDNAKGGFDKIKGFFGGRSSQSDLPGTTDSIAQSTGDTAMNTAAMADSMDIMDEELKYMRDAAEQEIINRFTLAELKLDVNNNNTIKNVADIDEMYRRLGDATSEILASAAEGVNI, encoded by the coding sequence TTGGCAACAATACAAAATTCAATACAGCTTCAGGATGGAGCCTCCTCCGTATTAATGAAGATCAATCAGTCAATCAATATTACAAGCCAGTCTTTTCGAAAATTCCAGATGGCGACAGGTGGTTTTATAGGCTTGCCAGGGATGTCGGCATCCATAACAGATATTCAGAGTATGGGAATTCAATTTGAACAGGTCACTGAAGTAATCGTACAGGCCAAGGAAAAGCAGGAAGAGTTAAATAAAACCATTGATGATGGTAAGAGCAAACTCCAGGATATGAAGAAACTCTGGGATAAAGCATTATCTGGTTTAGGTAAGATGGGAATCAACACCAGTCCTATGGATATATTTAACCAGGCAAATGATATAAAAGCAGCCGGAAATCTCATACAGTCTAGGACCGGAATGCAGGGGCAGGATCTGGATATGGCAAAGCAAAGTGCTAAAAATCTATATGTGGATAACATAAGCGGCAGTCCTGAAGATGCAGCAAAGAGTTTATCTTCGGTACATCAGATGACTGGTCAGACAGGTGATAGCCTGGAGCAGCTTACAAGAGCAGGATTGCTCCTTAAAGACACCTTTGGTTACGGCCTGGCAGACAGTATCCGCACTGCAGGAGTGCTGCAGGAGCGGTTTGGGGCTACCGGTGCCCAGTCATTAGACTTAATCGTACAGGCAACCCAGGCTGGACTTGATAAAAATGGAAAACTGCTTGATTCGATCAATGAATACTCTTCTCAGTTTAAAAACTTGGGCTTTGAAGGGGCAGAAATGTTTAACATGCTGATTAATGGAGCGCAGAATGGAGAGGTTTCAGTCAGTACTTTAGGTGAGGCTGTAAAGGAATTTTCATTAAGGGCTGTTGGCGGAGGAAAGGACGCTCAGGAAGGTTTTTCAGCTTTGGGGCTTAATGCTGGCAGGATGACCGAGGCATTCGGAAGTGGTGGTGAAACGGCAAAGCAGGCATTCCAGCAGACCATCGCCGCTTTAAGCAGTATGGAAGATCCCGTCAGTAGGAATATAGCAGGAATGAAACTGTTTGGCAGTGCCTGGAGAGAGCTTGGCAGTGAAGGAATCATGGCATTGTCTAACTTGGATGGGTCCGTAGAACTGTCAACGGAACACCTTGAAGAATTAAATAACATAAAATACAACGATGCAGCCAGCGCACTGAGCTCTTTGGCAAAGACGGTAAATATGGGACTTGCCGGTCCCATAGGCAGTACAGTTGACAATATAACCAAAGCGATCAACAGCTTCACAAACGGGCTTAAAGGAAATGTTGGTGAAATCAGCGGGATTTTTGGTGCCATTGGATTTGTAGCAGGAGTTGTGGGGAGAGCTTTTGCAGAAATATGGCCTGTGATTGAGCCTGTTCTATGGGGAATTATTGCGGCTTTGATTGTTTACAATGCGACCATGAAGGAAGGGTGGATTGAGATAATAAAGAATGCGGCTGCTTTGGTGTGGGAGACAACTTGCAATTGGGCTGCAGCAGCAGCTGCTTTTGCATCAAAATTAGCTCACGAAGGGTTAAATGCAGCATTAGCTACCTGCCCTATTAATTTTATAATTATGGCAATTATCATATTAATAGCGCTTTTTTATGCAGGTGTAGCTGCTGTTAATAAATTTGCCGGAACCTCTTACAGTGCAACCGGGATAATATGCGGTGCTTTCGCGGTAGCCGCTGCATTTATAGCCAATATACTAATGGGGATCCTGGAAATTGGTTTAGGAGTCATTGAATATTATTATAATGGCTGGGTAGCTTTTGCAAACTTTTTCGGAAATCTGTTTCATGATCCGGTAGCTTCGGTGATACACTTATTTGCAGATTTAGGCGATAGAGTTCTTGGTGTTATACAAAAAATAGCACAGGGCCTGGATTTTATATTTGGTACACATATGGCAGATACTGTGAAAGGCTGGCGGGATAATTTATCGAATCTTGCCGATGAGCTTGCTGATAAATATGGAAATGGAACATATGAAGTCAAAGCTGAAAAACTGGATATAGATCAAGTGTTAGCTGGTCTCAACTGGTCTCCGGAGCGATTGAATTATAGTGATAACTATCATAAGTGGTATGAGTCTGGAAAAGGTATTGAAGATAACGCAAAGGGAGGCTTTGATAAGATAAAAGGTTTCTTCGGAGGACGGTCCTCACAATCAGACTTGCCCGGAACAACTGACAGTATTGCCCAGAGTACCGGAGATACTGCCATGAATACAGCAGCCATGGCAGACTCAATGGATATCATGGATGAGGAATTAAAATATATGCGAGATGCTGCAGAACAGGAAATCATCAACCGGTTCACTCTTGCGGAACTGAAGTTAGATGTAAATAACAACAATACCATAAAGAATGTGGCTGATATTGATGAAATGTACCGCAGACTCGGGGATGCTACCAGCGAAATTCTTGCTTCAGCTGCGGAAGGAGTGAATATATAA
- a CDS encoding LysM peptidoglycan-binding domain-containing protein, which yields MAYEVYIDDMLLPLPPEKIPVKYNGQNKTVNLINGEEINLVKPFGLAEISIDVIIPQMDYPSAIWDGSINGSEDFLEKLQELREGQNPFEFTVIRQGMGGNSLFDTSMDVILEDYKVTDDVSEGLDLIVSLTMKEYKNYGTKIMNFTIVEEKQEIESVQQEEERHGEPAQVKNYTVAKGDCLWSIAKKQLGNGNRWQEIHNLNRDKITNPNVIYPGQVLTMP from the coding sequence ATGGCATATGAAGTTTACATTGACGATATGCTTCTTCCGCTGCCACCGGAAAAAATACCCGTAAAGTATAACGGACAGAATAAGACGGTGAACCTGATTAACGGCGAAGAAATTAATCTGGTCAAACCATTTGGTCTTGCGGAAATAAGCATTGATGTGATTATTCCCCAGATGGATTATCCCAGTGCAATTTGGGATGGAAGCATTAACGGGTCAGAGGATTTTCTGGAAAAGCTCCAGGAGTTAAGGGAGGGCCAAAACCCCTTTGAATTTACCGTTATCCGGCAAGGGATGGGGGGGAACAGTCTTTTTGATACCAGTATGGATGTAATTCTGGAAGATTATAAGGTTACAGATGATGTAAGTGAAGGACTCGACCTTATCGTTTCCCTCACAATGAAGGAATATAAAAATTATGGAACTAAAATTATGAATTTTACTATTGTTGAAGAGAAGCAGGAAATAGAGTCTGTGCAGCAGGAAGAGGAACGTCATGGAGAGCCGGCGCAGGTAAAGAATTACACAGTCGCAAAGGGAGACTGTCTATGGTCCATAGCAAAAAAACAGCTTGGCAATGGGAACCGGTGGCAGGAAATCCATAATCTAAACCGGGACAAGATAACAAATCCAAATGTTATTTATCCAGGGCAGGTTCTCACCATGCCATAG
- a CDS encoding phage tail assembly chaperone: protein MGDLSCFLSQNAVKAEHEKFVASKRFLGPGKKPVEWEIKAITSKEDESLRKESTKRVQVTGKKGQYTQETDYNLYLGKLAAECTVYPNLNDKELQDSYHVMGADGLLKAMLTAGEYAGYLERIQQVNGFDITLEEQVEEAKN, encoded by the coding sequence ATGGGAGATTTAAGTTGTTTTTTAAGCCAGAATGCAGTTAAGGCGGAGCATGAAAAGTTCGTTGCTTCCAAACGTTTTTTAGGTCCGGGAAAAAAACCTGTGGAATGGGAGATTAAAGCCATTACCTCTAAAGAAGATGAATCCCTAAGAAAAGAGAGCACGAAAAGGGTTCAGGTAACAGGAAAAAAGGGACAGTATACCCAGGAGACGGATTATAACCTTTATCTTGGGAAGCTGGCAGCTGAATGTACGGTTTACCCTAACCTAAATGATAAGGAATTACAGGATTCCTATCATGTTATGGGGGCAGACGGACTTTTAAAGGCCATGCTGACTGCAGGCGAATACGCAGGTTATCTGGAACGAATTCAGCAAGTGAATGGTTTTGATATTACACTGGAAGAGCAGGTTGAAGAGGCAAAAAACTGA
- a CDS encoding helix-turn-helix domain-containing protein → MEIGQIIKRRREELGISQEELALKAGYKSRSSINKIEVDGRGLPQSKIIAIANALRTTPAYLMGWESDTASAFDYISGRFGEYAGEMIENFHRLNEKGQKEALKRVREMVHIPEYVKSQSPVNIFNTDSRTYLEPVAAHERTDIEVTEEMKKHDDAFFDE, encoded by the coding sequence GTGGAAATAGGACAGATTATTAAAAGGAGACGGGAAGAGCTTGGGATCTCGCAGGAAGAATTGGCGTTAAAGGCCGGCTATAAATCCCGTTCTTCCATTAATAAAATCGAGGTAGACGGAAGAGGGCTTCCCCAGTCAAAGATCATAGCAATTGCCAATGCTTTGAGGACAACCCCAGCCTATCTCATGGGTTGGGAAAGCGATACTGCTTCCGCTTTTGACTATATCAGCGGACGTTTCGGGGAATATGCCGGAGAAATGATTGAGAATTTTCACCGTTTAAATGAGAAAGGGCAGAAAGAAGCCCTAAAACGTGTCAGAGAAATGGTTCATATCCCCGAATACGTAAAAAGCCAAAGCCCGGTTAATATTTTTAATACTGACAGCAGAACCTACCTGGAACCGGTTGCAGCCCATGAACGGACCGACATTGAGGTGACAGAAGAAATGAAGAAGCACGATGATGCCTTTTTTGATGAATAA
- a CDS encoding phage tail tube protein, translated as MNNITMDAWDAISATKAECYITIGNERYNFMQALNLEAKIEKVKSEIPILGRAMKGNKTVGMKGSGSATFHYNTSIFRDILYKFQQTGNDIYFDIQVTNEDPASRVGRQTVILKDCNLNGGIITKFDATGEYLEDEFEFTFESWEMPERFSNLAGMQ; from the coding sequence ATGAATAATATTACAATGGACGCATGGGACGCTATCAGCGCCACAAAAGCAGAGTGCTATATCACAATCGGAAACGAACGTTATAATTTTATGCAGGCTTTAAACCTGGAGGCTAAGATTGAAAAGGTAAAATCAGAGATCCCGATTCTGGGACGAGCCATGAAGGGGAATAAGACCGTGGGAATGAAAGGAAGCGGATCAGCTACTTTCCATTACAATACAAGCATTTTCCGGGATATTTTATACAAGTTCCAGCAGACCGGAAATGATATCTATTTTGATATCCAGGTGACCAATGAGGACCCTGCTTCCAGGGTAGGCCGTCAGACTGTGATTTTAAAGGATTGCAACTTAAATGGAGGAATTATCACCAAATTTGATGCAACAGGAGAATACTTAGAAGATGAGTTTGAATTCACATTTGAAAGCTGGGAGATGCCTGAAAGATTCAGCAATCTTGCGGGAATGCAGTAA
- a CDS encoding hydrolase: MEAHLYIQNGQTVYEPVVKGAITWETQRRGQPGKCSFTLIPDRCLQIEEGNALRLDVDKKPVFFGFIFERNWSSNGEVKVTAYDQLRYLKNKDTYNYTDLTAGEVIQMIANDYHLETGELQDTGDRISRKEKDKTLFDIILNNLDLAMIHTKNLFTFYDDAGKLTLKNMENMKLDIMIDDKTAQDYDYKVSIDSNTYNQIKLYCDNNDTKQREIYMTKHTENINKWGILQKDESIDQGVDGQAIAETYLTLYNRPSRILSIKDAFGDIRVRAGCLIPVFLDIKDMGVKNYLVIESAAHKIDEGVHTMDLTLRGAKISG, encoded by the coding sequence ATGGAAGCACATTTATATATCCAGAACGGTCAGACCGTATATGAGCCGGTGGTGAAAGGGGCTATTACCTGGGAAACACAGCGAAGAGGGCAGCCTGGAAAGTGCTCTTTCACCCTAATCCCAGACAGGTGCCTCCAGATTGAGGAGGGCAATGCCCTCCGTCTGGATGTGGATAAAAAACCTGTTTTCTTCGGATTTATTTTTGAGCGTAACTGGAGCAGCAACGGAGAGGTGAAGGTTACCGCTTATGATCAGCTTAGGTATCTGAAAAATAAAGATACCTATAATTACACGGATTTAACTGCCGGAGAAGTGATCCAGATGATAGCCAATGATTATCACTTGGAAACGGGAGAATTACAGGATACGGGTGATAGAATATCCAGAAAAGAAAAGGATAAAACGTTGTTTGATATTATCTTAAACAACTTGGATCTTGCAATGATACATACGAAAAATCTGTTTACCTTTTATGACGATGCAGGAAAGCTCACCCTAAAAAATATGGAGAACATGAAGCTTGACATTATGATTGATGACAAGACAGCTCAGGATTATGACTATAAGGTAAGCATTGACAGTAATACTTACAATCAGATCAAGCTGTATTGCGATAATAATGATACAAAACAAAGAGAAATCTATATGACTAAACACACCGAAAATATCAACAAGTGGGGGATTCTGCAGAAAGACGAGTCCATCGATCAAGGGGTAGACGGCCAGGCGATTGCAGAAACATATTTGACTTTATACAACCGCCCCTCCCGGATCCTGTCCATCAAAGACGCCTTTGGAGATATCCGGGTACGTGCAGGTTGTCTGATTCCGGTATTTCTGGATATAAAGGATATGGGAGTAAAAAACTATCTGGTGATCGAGTCTGCAGCCCATAAGATTGATGAGGGGGTGCATACCATGGATTTAACATTGAGAGGGGCGAAAATCAGTGGCTGA
- a CDS encoding tyrosine-type recombinase/integrase: MIEQILEKVINAMMPHLDGGQMEQLHNALYINFHGVEVKEECYEVTETGIDGDAMKVKMFVASKKAVNRQDNTLKQYTTEICKMLDFLGKRIEDITAMDLRYYYGVMREQHGIKMTTMQTRLHYLSSFWDFLTTEELVTSNPVKRVGILKLAKTIKKPFSQEEMEALRINCTELRDRAIMEFLYSTGVRVSELASLNVCDIEMGRQELIVFGKGSKERKVYLTDNAKFYLKRYLKERMKEEEITEEELENKPLFTTLDQPHARLTVAGVQYMLRELGRRAGVKKVHPHRFRRTIATDLLNKGMPVEQVSKLLGHEKLDTTMIYCTVQEENVKESHRKFA, from the coding sequence ATGATAGAACAGATACTGGAGAAAGTGATCAATGCCATGATGCCACACCTAGATGGCGGGCAGATGGAGCAGCTGCACAATGCATTGTATATCAATTTTCATGGCGTTGAGGTTAAGGAAGAATGTTACGAGGTGACAGAAACGGGCATTGATGGTGACGCCATGAAAGTGAAAATGTTTGTGGCCAGCAAGAAAGCAGTTAACCGGCAGGATAATACCTTAAAGCAGTATACAACGGAAATCTGTAAGATGCTGGATTTTTTAGGAAAGAGGATTGAGGACATTACAGCCATGGATTTGCGTTATTATTACGGGGTCATGAGGGAGCAACACGGCATCAAAATGACCACCATGCAGACAAGGCTGCATTATTTATCTAGCTTCTGGGATTTCCTTACCACAGAAGAGCTTGTGACCAGTAACCCGGTTAAGCGTGTCGGAATCCTGAAGCTAGCCAAGACCATTAAAAAACCGTTTTCCCAGGAAGAAATGGAAGCACTTAGGATTAATTGTACGGAACTGAGGGATCGTGCAATTATGGAGTTTTTATACAGTACAGGTGTCAGGGTATCAGAGTTGGCGTCACTGAATGTTTGTGATATTGAAATGGGGAGGCAGGAGTTGATTGTATTTGGTAAGGGAAGTAAGGAAAGAAAGGTTTATCTGACGGATAATGCCAAGTTTTACTTGAAGCGTTACCTTAAAGAGCGTATGAAGGAGGAGGAAATAACCGAAGAAGAATTGGAAAATAAGCCTTTATTTACTACATTGGATCAGCCACACGCTCGCCTGACAGTTGCCGGAGTTCAGTATATGCTTCGGGAGCTTGGACGACGTGCGGGTGTGAAGAAGGTTCATCCGCATCGGTTCCGTAGAACTATAGCAACAGATTTGTTAAATAAAGGGATGCCGGTGGAGCAAGTGTCAAAGCTTCTGGGGCATGAAAAACTAGATACTACAATGATTTACTGTACGGTTCAGGAAGAAAATGTCAAGGAATCACACCGAAAGTTTGCATAA